The Silene latifolia isolate original U9 population chromosome Y, ASM4854445v1, whole genome shotgun sequence sequence AAATTAATTTGAATGACACGGTACATGAACGAGTCCAAACTGAGACGGCTGAAATTGTGCAAGCGTCCGATGCAACTCAAGGTGGGTCTACTAATTTGTTCCAACAAACAGTTGAACTATTTGATAACGATAATTCTGAAGTTGTTAATGATATTACTAATCCCGAAGTTGGAATGGTTTTTCCCGGGTCAGAAGAATTCACCGCGTTTATATATTCTTATGCATACAAACGTGGTTTCGAGCTTTTTATAAGAACTAATGAGTTCAAAGAAGAGTATAAAGCGAATGGCATAAGTCGATTATCGACTGGTGAAAAGGAATCACGTTTTTTTATGTACAAACGGATGAGAATGATGTGTAAGAAAGGTGGAGAAAACAAACATGAAGGTTCAAATGTTACCGGGTGCAAATTTGTAGTAGATGCTAGATTTCCGAAAGGAAAGACGATGATGGAAATCACGTGTTGTGAGTTAGAGCATAATCATGAGATTATTCCTGAAAATAGGCGTTTTATGGTAAATTATAGGGTTATAAGTGACTATTTCAAAAGGCGAATTATGCTCAACGATGCTGCTGGTATCTCGATTGTTAAAAACTACAATTCTATGGTACTTGAATGTGGGGGACACGAAAATGTTCCATTTAATAATAAGGATGTGAGGAATCTTATAAATCAAGAGAGACGGACAGTGAGGCTAGGCGGCGATGCTACTGCATTGTTGAAATATTTTGAAGAGATGAAAGCGGACAATCCGGATTTTTTCTATGCTATTCGGCGTAATAGTGACGGACGTTTGTCAGACTTTTTTTGGGCAGATGCTCGATGTCGGGCTTTGTTTAAAGCGTTCCCTATGTTCTTTCATATGACACTACATTCATGTGCAATAGGTAATTTAACTATTGTATTATCATCCTTTTAATATGTGTAGTTATATTAATGAAGGAAGAATGGTCAGTTGAAAGCCTGAAAGGAGTGAAAGCATCTAAGTTCATACGGAGTATATATTAGATGATGTTCAGTTAGAATAAAAATGGTCAGCTAGAATAGCATAGAAAGTGATAGTCAGCTAGAATAAAAATGGTCAGCTAGAATAGCATAGAAAGTGATAgtttttttttggcagctataGAAAGTGATAGTTGAATGTCCTTATACAAATTTGAAAGTGATAGTTCCTTTCTAATGTTATGTTGAATTGATATGTGTAGCTATATAGTTTTCTCTGTTTTTTTTACTTATGTGACTTCTCTTTGTCTCAATTTACTACTGTTTTTACAGGTTCGAGATGCCCTTTTCACCTTTCGTTGGCGTTAATCACCATGGTAGGTCAACTCTTTTTGCGGCTGCTTTAATATCTCGTGAAAATACAGAAACGTTTGAATGGGTATTCCGACAGTGGTTAGAATGTATGGGCAAGCCTCCTTCCATCATACTTACTGACCAAGCCACAGCGATTGGTAACGCAATTAAAAGTGTATTTGGAATCGATTTTCCTCATCGGCTTTGTCTTTGGCACATAATGAGAAATGCGGCAAAAAATTTGGGTGCATGTGCTGGTTGGCCAAAAATTGAGGTGGAATTGAGAAATGCGGTTCATGACACTATGGACGCCAATGAGTTTGAGGAGGCATGGCGTACAATGGTCCAAAAATATCAGATACAAAACAATCCTTGGATAAAAGAGTCGTATGCACTGAGACGTAAGTGGGTTCCTGTCTATTGGAAAGGTACTTTTTGTGCTGGAATGTCGTCGACACAGCGGAGTGAGCAACAAAATCGATTTCTAAAGACCTTTGTCAGCATCGAAAGCGGTTTGTGTAACTTTGTTCATCAGTTTAAGAATGCCATATTATCAAAGGTAAATGAGGAGAAGCAAATGAATTTCGAGTGCTTAGATAGACCGCCTAAGTTATCACCCGGCTCTATTCTAGTAGAAGAAGTTTTTCATAAACTTTACACAAATACAATGTTTAAGGAGGTACAAGCTGAGGTATTTGGGTTATTTAATACAAATGTGGTAAATATAGGGAAGGTCGGAAATTACACTAGGTACTTGGCCGATGAGATTATTGTTGATCCGCCATGGAGGAGAGGAGCTAAAAAATCATATGAGGTGAATATCGACGCCGTTGAGGTAGATTTTACTTGCTCGTGTAAGCTTTTTGAGTTCAAGGGTATTTTATGTAAACATATTATCCGGTGTATACAACTCGAAGATATCAAGTACATTCCCGACAAATACATTTTAGATTGTTGGCGAAAAGATATTGTAAGAGGGTACGAGCACATTCGGGTGGGTTATTACGATCCGGAAGCATATGCTAGAGTGAAAAAGTCTATGAAAATGAATGAGAAAAATGATTACATTGCTAGACTGGCTTTACAAGATGACGAGGCTTACGCCATATACGAGGCTGGAATAGCGGATTTGAGCAAAAAATTGGAGAATCACGTGGGAGTCGACACCATCAGCTCCTCCGGAACAGGGGGAAATTCGTCTAAAGTTTGGGGACGTAGGAGGTTACAAAGGAAAGAAAATAATCAAAGACATATCATTAAGAACCTACCACCTCCGGTTGAAGGATGTATAAAGGATCCGGTTGATAAAAGAGGTGTGGGGAGGGCAAGAAAACCAAAACAGAAGACTTTTAGAAAAAGAAGCGATGGATCATCGCAACCCACCCCATCGAAAAGAAGCGAGCACCAACATTTGATTTAAACTCCACGAGTTTTTTTCAGAATGTAATTCGTTATTTTGGTATCACGGACTATGTTTGCATCATTATTTTTGTCGATTTCCTGTTAAACTGGCAGAATGATTTTTGTACTAGCAAATAAATAGGTTTTTGGTTCCGAAAATTAATTTCGGTTAGCAAGCAACTGAACTGTGTTGTCCGGGTTTTTACTGCATTGCAGAAGTAATAAGAAATCGCATTCTGATGCAGTGCGTGCTTGGGATCGAACTCGGGTTTGCGGAGACTGCAAGTTTTTAAAGGCATCCTCGTAACCAATTAAACAAGGGTATCAGCACGTCCATTTATACATTCTAATTCATTATATTGCAATTTACCAGTTAAAAAAAACGTGTTATATTCTAATTCATTATATTCTAATTCATTATATTGTAATCTTAACATATCTTATATCTTATAAAATATTCTACCAAGCCTATAATTATGTTATACTTGCCTAAAATCATGGCTAGAATTAAGCATAGAATTGAtcatgaatatttttttttattatattttgattttttgtatattttgttatcttttctttctttttttaatttcaaaaaagATGACTTTATGTAACAAAAAAGATGGCTTTACGTAACAAAatttttttgtatatttttttatcttttctttctttttttttatttttttaaaagatGAATTACGTAAAAAAAATTTTGTTAATATTTAAGGATCCATAATTTGTCATATTAATTATATGGAGAAATAAAATTGATACTTTCGGATGATAAAAAAAAGAACCTTCAATAATATAAAATTTCATAACTTTGAATTTATTCGTAACAATACTAAATGTAAATAAAATTAAACCGGATTATTCGTAACAATGCGAAACAACATAAACGAATTCTAAAATACTATCTTCTTGCAGCTTTTGCGTACTCCACCGCctcttctttttctccctctccCACCCTTTGATGATGAGCATGGAGGTGGGGTCTCGAGCATAACTACGTCACTATCGTAGTCATTTTCATCATCCCTTACGATGATATTATCGATTTTTGGTGTCGCCACCATCGAAATATCATCGTCAATTTTTGTCCAATATTTTTTGTCGAGGGGGAGATTAGAGTTAAGAATATTGTACTCCTCCTCGTACATATTTTTTAAAAGCATATTGGATGTTGGTGCTATTCGAGACATAGCTTTCGAAACTACGTCGTGACCAACTTCCTTTAACATTTCTCGCATAAATAAGCGAAAAACGATTAGGTCACCAACATGTTGTTTGTTTGATGTTGCCATTCTCACAAATTTTTTGCTAAAGGAATTAAGATTTTGAGTAGAAGTAAAATGGAGATGAATGATAATAAAATGgagggtttagggttgtatttataacaatttttTCCCTCCAATTTTATATTTCACTAAAGAAATTTCCCTccaatttttttcattttccctccaaaatagtattataagagtaaaaaaaatgagCACATAACACCTTAATATCAAATAATTTAGATAAATAAATGTGTAGATGTGTCTTGAACAACTGGTTGGAGTGCTATATTTTATACTAGAGATCGCAGGTTCAATACTCAATAGCAgcatataattattatttttttaatcaaaaaacGCAATTGGAAAAAAATGATGAGCAATGACTCATAGAAGAATCGAACTCTGGTATTAAGGAGAAGAGTATCAATATTCAAGGTAAGCATTGTAACCAAATGAGCAAGGGTATCAGCACATGCATTAAACTAAATTATAATCTATTTAGTTGTCTTAAATAATTACGTAAATTTTAATAACGTTGAAATGATTATTCGAATGAACGTTCAAGAACCACGATAACTCTTAATTCCCACATAACCGATCATTCTATTATATTAAATTAAATGCTTGCATTTCTCTTTATATCTCATAATATAATTAAACTCAATCGATCGCATTTAGTATTAACTTTTATTCCGTTTTGAAGGCTTAGGGTTTCAGGTTTTAAGGTTTAGCATTGTAACTAAGCTAAACTATAATCTATTTAGTTGTCTTAAACAATTACGTAAATTTTAGTAACGTTGAATTGATTATTCGAATATACGTTCATACGAGCACGATAACTCTTAGTTCTTACATACCCGATCATTCtattataattaaattaaatcattAAATGCTTACATTTTTCTTTTAATCTCATAATATAATTACGCTCAATCGATCGCATTTAGTATTAACTTGCATTAAACGATCATTCTGTTAATGTTCCCGTTAAATCTATCACGTTTATGATTAAATCACATAAAATGATTACATTAGTATTGTAACGTTCAATCAAGCACATTATCTTTGTACCCCCATAGAccgataatttaattattaacaCGTTATATATCGATCCCATTTAGCATTAAATCTCATATACTGATCATTTTATTACAATTAGGTTCAAACTAGTACATTATCCCTTTTAGAATAACATAAAGCGATCATTTCAATCGTTCGCGTTTGTCATTACGTTCATTCTCCTATCATAATTACGTGATGTCTTATTTTGCGTAACCCTAAACCTTATTAAATTAAACCTAAACCCTGAAACTTTATAAATCCTTAAACCCCAAAACCCTAAACCTTAAAAACCCGATACCCTAAGCCTTCGAAACCCTGAAACGTTATGTCTTTCTTCACCATTTTGTACTACCGTcaatttttaattaataaaattatatttgcATAATTCaattataaaaatatttttcctTGTTGATGTCAgtttttttactaataataaGGTAAGAATTGTATTAGAGCACAATCATTTGTATGATCCGATTTGGCGTACGAATGTCCATATGATTCTATCAACAATGTCAATGTTTTGCTAAcgtcaatttttaactaataaCGTAATAATTGTACATTTCAATTATTAACATTATTTTTTCTCTACTAGGGGCGTTATCGAGCGAGTCGAGCCCGGGCTTGGCCTTGCTCGGATTGTGCTCATAAAGTAAAACTCGAGCTCGAGtcgatctcgagcttacccgagcttcAAAAAATTGTGCTCGTTATCAAGCTTGCGTactttaacgcgagctcgagtCAAATTCAAGCTCAActcgagcctatatataattgttgattgttcattttttttctctctcgaaATTTTCAATACCAAGGCTCAAAATATTTATATACAAATATTGGAAAATCAACGAGGCATatttgatatgtgtgatacaaatatataatcatgacaaaacatttttataaaatatgagtaacATTTTATCTAATTATACAAGTTCGAGTCTGCTCACGAGTTTTTCGAGTCGAGCCAACGTTTGCTcagcttgactcgttaagctctcgatCCGAGCTCACGCGAGCCGAGTTTTGACCGAGCCGAGCTCGagttgctcgcgagctgtctcgtctcattaacaacCCTATTCTCTACTAATGTCAACTTTTTACTAATAAGCACGAAGATTTGTATGATACGATTTGGAGCACAAATATTGGTTGATTAGATTAATATTGTAAATTTTTCATCAAGGACATTACGGAGTATATTTCTAGCATTTACAGTAATGCTAATTTTTGAATAATAACATAAAATTAATAATCGTAGTTTATTTTCGTAGTACGAATTTTATCGATTAAGTACATAACATTTTACCAATTTGTTCTATTTAATATCCTTAGGCCTACCTTGCTCACGAACAAGGACCAAAATGAAAAAGTCAACCCTCCTGCGTATGCCTTTCCAGTTTCCACCATCTCCGTTCGATTTCGATTTCAATTTCGATTTcttaaacttgtaaacctaattACTCAATAACCAAAACACAACTTTTCAAGTCAATTAAATTGTTGGATTTCTTAAACTCAATGAGattaaaaattgaagaaaaacatTGAGCATCACTGCCAACATTGATTATCGATCAGATTTCTTAAACGCCGGCTACTCAAATTTTTAATCTGATTATCGATCGATTACTTGCTATTTCAATTTCTTTAGATTATAATTAAGGGTTGGGTTCTTGGAGGCCGTTTCGTGGTGGCAAAACCGCCGATTTGGCAGGGTTCTTGGCGCGGTGACCGAGGGCGACGTGATCATCGTGTTCATGCTAGGGTCTTCGGCGTCATAGGTCGCCGGCGCCGGAGATGTTGACGGCAAAGAGGTATCACAGCAAGCACGGAGATCTTCACGGTAGTTGTACGGAATAACCCTTTCCATGAAACATGACGATGGTGGCCCGAGGGTTCGCCGGCGTGAGAATCATCCACGTCGGTAAGTATTTGACGGCGAAGTGGACGGAGTTCAGGCTAGACATGGACGATATTTTCACAGTTGCCACAAATTTTGTTCTACTGTTATTAATGAAAGAAGGAAGGAAATTAGAAGGAAATaactagaaaataaaaataataatatttaataaattTGTTAAAAAATTTCATAATAAATTTTGAaagttcaaatttcaaatttaaattGACTCTCAAAATGTACAAAATAAAAGTTGAAAAGGATTCTATCTCAATTTCTACAGTTGCCACATGTCACGATGTTATACGCAGTGTATAGAAGATTCTATACACTGAGTGTAACCGTAGCCTTTTCGCCGATTCTTGGGTCGAATTATAGTTCTTTCTTAGTTTTGATTGAAGTAGGATTAATTTGCTTAGTTTTTACATTTTGCTTTTCATGTGTTGTGGTACTTTGTGATAGTTTTGAAAAAGAACGTTATTAGTTTCATTTTTTCCTTGTTTTGTGTGCTGCAGATCGAGGGAGAGGCCCACTCGCGGGTGAGTTCCGTTATCTCTGCTCGTTAGAATTCTAATTGATGCGTACTACTCTATCCGTCCTAATCATTCATTTACCTTTAATTTACATACTGCTCCAAAAGATTACAAAATGAAATAGGTGATTTGGATGGAGCCGGTGTTGGAAATGATGGCTGTAAAAGCCAAGTTGCTTTGTCCAACTTTCCTTTTGGTATCCCACATCGGTGGATTAGTTTGGTCTCCATGTGTTTATATTGGCTTTTGTCTATCACTAGCCAATTGtgtggaccaaggaggcttttgttggGAGTATTGggcctgtgggtttgggtccaaacacacacgcgcgcgcgcgccggcccggctcgagctcgggctcgggtttgggtagagcacctgcggtgcgggccaaaggcccccttttaatctttttttttggGCTTGTGTGTAGTGGGCTGTCCACATTCAGTGTACTGGATTTGTAACAGTCAGTCAATTAAGGCTGTTAGTGGAGCGATTAAAGAGCTGTTAATGCTCCACTAATCCCGTTTGACTGCTGCGTTTGTGGAGCAGTTTTTGGCTCCACTGTTGATCTATTTTCGCTATAAATAGATCAACACGCCTCTCTCCAGAACACACACAACAATACTCTCCTCTCTTCTTTCTCCTCTTCTCTACTTATAATTTCTGGGTAATGATTATTATTTccgttccaagtctcacagtttTGAGTGGGCGTTACTGAGTGGAGActgtagtgttatccttggggaactaccggcactagctgatcgccaccacggtcgtaccggaatatagttttcaaggcagtggctccgTTACCACGGCACTACAATTCGGGTTATATCTCTTCTGTTTTTTCGCTTTTCATTGTTACTGAATCATTTActccaacaatttgaaaactatatatttgttgttgttaattgctgTAACAATGTCGTCTGTTTTAGCAAAAACCCTTCCTGATTTGACTAAACTTGAGAAATTAGACGGTCATAACTATAAGCGTTGGTCACAGAAACTGTTGATGTTTTTCGAACAACTGGAAATTGATTATGTGCTGTTTAGTGACCCGCCTGCTCCTGTTAAAGAGGCTCCTGTTACTGAGACCGTAGAGAACACCCCTCCTGCTAAATCTGCTGCTAAGTCAAATGAAGAGGATATTAAGAAATTTGATAAGGACAATAAACTTGTTAGATGCCAGCTTCTAAACAACATGACCGACACCCTTTTTGACCTATTTATGGTTCATAAGTCCTCCAAACTGATATGGGAGTCCTTAGAAGCCAagtatggggctgatgatgcggggaaaaagaaatatgttgtgggtaagtggctgGAATTTCAGATGGCTGACGGGAAACCCATCATGGAACAAGTTCATGTCTACGAAAACCTATGTGCTGATGTAGTGAATGAGGGTATGAAATTAGATGACATTTTCGTGGCTAATGTTCTGTTAGAAAAGTTTCCTCCCTCCTGGTCTGACTATAGGAACCACCTTAAGCATAAGAAAAAGGACCTGTCTCTCCAAGAACTAGTAGGACACatgaggaccgaagaggcaaatcgcctTAAAGACAAACCCGTTAGTCAACCCGTTAAAAACATTCTGCTTTGTTAATGCTAATCTGGTTGAGTCGGTGGTCCGTCTTATCCgagaagttcaagggtaagggtaaggccaaggttggtcagggtaagaaccagggtcaggctaagaagaatggtccagggaagcataccaaaccagTTGCTAAGATTCAGAAACCAAAGGGTCCCATTGTTTGCTACGTCTGTGGGAAAActggtcacaaagcctaccagTGCACTGAAAAGAAAACTGCTGAAGCTAATGTTGCTGTGACTGACGATGTCATTGCtgctgtggttgtggaagctaatcggTGGGCAATCTTCTTGAATGGGTCTTGAATCTTGGTGCTTCTAGACACCTCCTCTGTCCGATAAGGGGTTATTTCTTGAGTTCGAGGAAGTAGGCGATGGGGAAtgtgtctacatgggtaattcttcatccGCAATCATCAcgagcaaaggcaagatctttctcaaactcacctcgggaaaacacttgctctcaccaatgttttatttataccctcattgcgtcgaaacctcgtgtctggtgccttattgaacaaagctggtttgaaacttgtttttgaggctgacaaggttgtaatgtcgcgtaatggggaatttgtgggcaagggttatctttctgggggtctttttgt is a genomic window containing:
- the LOC141630495 gene encoding protein FAR1-RELATED SEQUENCE 5-like, whose amino-acid sequence is MSTPNHNFFDLNEEYHEFNLQDEPSLEEINLNDTVHERVQTETAEIVQASDATQGGSTNLFQQTVELFDNDNSEVVNDITNPEVGMVFPGSEEFTAFIYSYAYKRGFELFIRTNEFKEEYKANGISRLSTGEKESRFFMYKRMRMMCKKGGENKHEGSNVTGCKFVVDARFPKGKTMMEITCCELEHNHEIIPENRRFMVNYRVISDYFKRRIMLNDAAGISIVKNYNSMVLECGGHENVPFNNKDVRNLINQERRTVRLGGDATALLKYFEEMKADNPDFFYAIRRNSDGRLSDFFWADARCRALFKAFPMFFHMTLHSCAIVILMKEEWFEMPFSPFVGVNHHGRSTLFAAALISRENTETFEWVFRQWLECMGKPPSIILTDQATAIGNAIKSVFGIDFPHRLCLWHIMRNAAKNLGACAGWPKIEVELRNAVHDTMDANEFEEAWRTMVQKYQIQNNPWIKESYALRRKWVPVYWKGTFCAGMSSTQRSEQQNRFLKTFVSIESGLCNFVHQFKNAILSKVNEEKQMNFECLDRPPKLSPGSILVEEVFHKLYTNTMFKEVQAEVFGLFNTNVVNIGKVGNYTRYLADEIIVDPPWRRGAKKSYEVNIDAVEVDFTCSCKLFEFKGILCKHIIRCIQLEDIKYIPDKYILDCWRKDIVRGYEHIRVGYYDPEAYARVKKSMKMNEKNDYIARLALQDDEAYAIYEAGIADLSKKLENHVGVDTISSSGTGGNSSKVWGRRRLQRKENNQRHIIKNLPPPVEGCIKDPVDKRGVGRARKPKQKTFRKRSDGSSQPTPSKRSEHQHLI
- the LOC141630496 gene encoding uncharacterized protein LOC141630496 gives rise to the protein MSSVLAKTLPDLTKLEKLDGHNYKRWSQKLLMFFEQLEIDYVLFSDPPAPVKEAPVTETVENTPPAKSAAKSNEEDIKKFDKDNKLVRCQLLNNMTDTLFDLFMMADGKPIMEQVHVYENLCADVVNEGMKLDDIFVANVLLEKFPPSWSDYRNHLKHKKKDLSLQELVGHMRTEEANRLKDKPVSQPVKNILLWKHTKPVAKIQKPKGPIVCYVCGKTGHKAYQCTEKKTAEANVAVTDDVIAAVVVEANRWAIFLNGS